The following coding sequences lie in one Hoplias malabaricus isolate fHopMal1 chromosome 14, fHopMal1.hap1, whole genome shotgun sequence genomic window:
- the LOC136665922 gene encoding LOW QUALITY PROTEIN: solute carrier family 26 member 6-like (The sequence of the model RefSeq protein was modified relative to this genomic sequence to represent the inferred CDS: inserted 1 base in 1 codon): MDEMEYRRRMGYKIQRDIMDEMEVDFVAEKLDIKTSLSDKMKESVRCSGPRVKNCFLSCVPLLSWLPRYPFKENSLGDVISGISVGIMHLPQGMAYALLAAVPPVFGLYSSFYPILIYFIFGTSKHISVGTYAVMSVMIGSVTERLAPDSSFMIMNNDTNNSIIDIVARDNERVKIAAAVTFLSGIFQLLLGLVQFGFVVTYLSEPLVRGYTTGAAIHVIVSQLKYTFGINPKRYSGPLSLIFTVIDVGSLLGETNIGTLVVSIVTIVCLIIAKEVNSLLSRKLPVPLPVELIAIIIATVVSWQFDFKTAYKVQVVGQIPSGLQGPTLPAFSLMGSMIGDAFALAVVGYGIAISLGRTFALKYGYKVDSNQELVALGLSNSIGGIFXCFAISCSMSRTMVQISTGGKTQVAGALSALVMLVILLWIGALFEELPKAVLAAIIYVNLHGMMKQFGDIPALWRSNKVDMLVWLMTLILTVLLNPDLGLAASIAFSMLTVIFRTQLPKYSLLGQVPGTDIYRPVEDYNQVTQIPGLVIFRSSATLYFANSEMYTEHLYEKSGVDLTKLLAHKKKLEAKRLRKEKKEAKKRAKEMLEASEHSDKEQTLEVEVVAEPKLDPSFETSLPKAVILDLSPVNFLDTVGVKTLRNIHRDFGEAGVKVLLSGCQSCVIDSLEKGDFFGNVTKAILFSTVHDAVLHCQGGDSNTSMKVTNFKMQISVEQRID, encoded by the exons ATGGACGAGATGGAGTACAGACGAAGGATGGGATACAAAATCCAGCGGGACATTATGGATGAAATGGAAGTGGACTTCGTGGCGGAAAAATTAGACATCAAAACGTCTCTTTCAGATAAAATGAAGGAGTCAGTGAG gtgttCTGGTCCTCGTGTGAAGAATTGTTTTCTGTCTTGTGTTCCGCTGCTTTCATGGCTGCCTCGATACCCATTCAAAGAAAATTCTCTTGGAGATGTGATCTCAGGAATCAGTGTTGGCATCATGCACCTGCCtcaag gtatggCATATGCACTGTTAGCTGCAGTGCCTCCTGTGTTTGGTCTCTATTCCTCTTTCTACCCAATCCTCATCTACTTCATTTTCGGGACTTCTAAACACATCTCAGTag gaacaTATGCAGTGATGAGTGTAATGATCGGCAGTGTAACTGAGCGTCTAGCTCCAGATTCCAGCTTCATGATAATGAATAATGACACCAACAACAGCATCATAGACATCGTGGCTCGGGACAATGAGAGGGTCAAAATCGCCGCAGCCGTCACCTTCCTCTCTGGTATCTTTCAG cTGCTGTTAGGCCTGGTGCAGTTTGGCTTTGTAGTGACGTATCTCTCAGAGCCATTGGTGAGGGGATATACCACAGGAGCTGCCATTCATGTCATAGTATCTCAGCTCAAATACACTTTTGGGATCAACCCCAAGCGCTACAGCGGACCACTCTCTCTTATATTT acaGTGATAGATGTAGGTTCACTCCTTGGTGAGACAAACATTGGTACGCTGGTCGTGAGCATTGTTACCATCGTGTGTTTGATTATTGCTAAAGAAGTGAATTCCTTGCTGTCGCGCAAACTTCCTGTTCCTTTACCAGTTGAGCTTATTGCT ATTATTATAGCCACTGTGGTCTCATGGCAGTTTGATTTCAAGACGGCATACAAAGTACAGGTGGTGGGTCAGATTCCATCAGG TCTGCAGGGTCCAACATTGCCAGCGTTCTCTCTGATGGGGTCTATGATCGGAGATGCATTTGCGCTGGCTGTTGTGGGATATGGAATTGCCATCTCTCTCGGGAGAACCTTTGCTCTCAAATATGGCTACAAAGTCGACAGCAACCAG GAACTGGTCGCTCTGGGCCTCAGTAACTCTATTGGAGggatat agtgttttgccaTTAGCTGCTCTATGTCTCGCACTATGGTGCAGATCAGTACAGGGGGGAAGACTCAG GTTGCAGGTGCACTATCAGCACTAGTAATGCTGGTGATTTTGTTGTGGATTGGAGCTCTGTTTGAGGAGCTGCCAAAG gCAGTTCTGGCTGCTATTATCTATGTGAATTTGCATGGAATGATGAAGCAGTTTGGAGACATACCAGCTCTCTGGAGGAGCAACAAAGTGGACATG ctaGTTTGGCTGATGACGCTGATACTGACAGTGCTGTTAAATCCTGATCTGGGTCTGGCTGCCTCCATTGCCTTCTCCATGCTCACTGTTATCTTCAGGACACAGCT ACCAAAGTACTCTCTCCTTGgtcaggtccctggaactgacATTTACAGGCCAGTGGAAGACTATAATCAG GTTACACAAATTCCTGGTCTGGTGATTTTCCGTTCCTCTGCTACTTTGTATTTTGCCAATTCTGAGATGTACACAGAACACCTGTATGAAAAG AGTGGGGTGGATTTGACAAAGCTGCTCGCACACAAGAAGAAACTGGAGGCCAAGCGTCTCAGGAAGGAGAAGAAGGAAGCAAAGAAAAGAGCAAAAGAGATG TTGGAGGCATCAGAACATTCAGATAAGGAACAGACACTTGAGGTAGAAGTGGTGGCTGAACCAAAGCTTGACCCCAGCTTTGAAACCTCCCTACCAAAGGCCGTCATACTGGACCTTAGTCCTGTCAACTTCCTGGACACCGTGGGAGTGAAAACATTACGCAAT aTCCACAGAGACTTTGGCGAAGCTGGAGTTAAAGTGCTGCTGTCTGGCTGTCAGA gttgtgTCATTGACAGTTTGGAAAAGGGAGATTTCTTCGGCAATGTCACCAAAGCCATACTCTTTTCCACAGTGCACGATGCTGTTCTGCACTGCCAAGGAGGGGACTCAAATACG TCCATGAAGGtaacaaattttaaaatgcaaatctCCGTCGAACAGAGGATAGACTGA